In Cryptomeria japonica chromosome 5, Sugi_1.0, whole genome shotgun sequence, the genomic window tatttcaatttcttCATGATGGATCACATATTATGATCCGAAATATTATAGAGTCAATAGTTTATATGTTTGAGAAGACCCCCTTGCTAAGGCTTTTTTCTTGAGGTGGCCTACAATATTGGACCAACATGCATTCTTTCATAGATATGGCTTTAGGGGAATTGCAATATCTTTCAAGATAGGAAGCTAGGGGTCCAACAAATTGGGCTAAGAATTGTTATTATGATCTAAGAACTATCCATGCCAAATGTGAGCTAGATGGCTGCTTGGAGACTCAAGAAGTGGGGGTGATAACCAAAGTGGGTTTATCTAGGAATAAATAAAGGCTTTTTTCTTTGAGTTGATGACAATGCCACATCTAGAATATTCACAAGACTAGTTGTTGGTCCCTGCCTCCTAGAGGAGTCTATAAGATTAACATGAATGGTTCATTTAAGGGGAATCATAGACATGTTGGTGTTGGGGATGTTAGAAGAGATAGTTATGGGAATGTTCTCTTTCTTTTCTCCATCTATAAAAGGTATTAGACCAATAACcttatgaaatatttaattgttcttAGTACTTCGGAAATAAATTGTGAGATTAGATGGCATAAGATTATCTCTAAGACTGATTCATAGATTCTTGTCAATATGTTAAATAAGAATCACTTTGATGATGTGAATTGGTAGTTGGCTTCAGTGGTTAGGCAAATTATTTGACTAAGCACTTCCTTGGATTCCATTTCCTTTGTTCACACCCTAAGGGAATGGAACAATATTGCAGATTTGGCCAAATTGGCCTTTGAGCATATGGATGGTTGGAGGGTTAATAACTGGGAGCAACTTTCACTTGAGTACTCCCAGTAGCTAGAAAGAATGATTTTAGAGGATATGCAAGGTTAATGTAGGGCTTCACTTTCTCTTGGGTGATAGTCTTGTCCCCTGGTTGGTTGAAATGACTTTTATGATTTTGCACTTCTAGATTTTCGTTGGACCCCATAATATTAAGAGTGAAAATTGTTTCAtgtaatgttgttttctcttgatcaataaatttttaccctctttcaataataattgatatttcaaaatacatttcattcaaaactactttatttaaaataatttgaaCCACAAAAAATTAATGACTATTATAATCCTTGTTGATAATATACCTAAGAATATTGAGGTGgtcattaaaaaatataaaaaatatagataTTATGATGATAGATTGACTAAGATCACATTACAGTCTATATGTTAAATGTTTCATTACACATTCAAAGAAAATGTTTCATTACACATTCAAAGAATTGAGATAAATATGTATTCTATTTTGTTCTATAATATCTTAGAATTTGCTTGATTAACAACCGTTGTTAATCATTCATAATTACCCATTTATCTAGTTGCTACATCACGAATTCACTTCTAGGTATGGAACACCAAACAAACCAATGTGATGAACATTCAGAAAAACTATCTTTACGAAACTAAAAGATGAGAAGGTTATTAAAACTATGAGTTATCTTCCAGAAAACTTCAGTTTATGCTTCTAATTACTTTTGATTATGATCATCCCAAAAGAATATAAAATTAAAAGATCAAAAAATAGCATCATGAGTATAATATATAATACTTTATGATATTAAAATTATATCTAATTTTAATACTTGATGTCTTAAACTTTACGATCATTACAAAGATCATATTGTATTTGATAAGACAGTTattttgtatttattaattaaactAAAAATCAGAATCCAACTGTattctgattttaattttaattaatatgttGATAAGACAGTTattttgtatttattaattaaactAAAAATCAGAATACAACTGTattctgattttaattttaattaatatgtCCAAAATAACTGTCTTATATCTAATCATATGCAATTTGATCTCTGGATAGACATTACCTCTCTTAATAAAGTTGGGCTTCTTCTGGAGGTACAAATATCTTGCCCTCAAGTTTGAGGCTCCTTGACCACCACTGACCAAGATGATGGTTATTGGTGTCTTTGACAAATAGCCTAGCAGAAGGAAGCAAATGACAGGGTGTTCTCTCTTGGGCTACTTCAAAACAGAAGAGGTACTTCATGCGCTCATAAAGTGACCGGCTTCTCTGCTCGTATATACCCTGCATCTTCTCAAAATAGGGTATGTAAGAGCAGCTAATGGGGTCACTATTTCCAACATATATGTTGGGGATCCAATCTCTAACCCCAATGAAATCATTATACAACCCACGCAATATCTCATCATCTATCATCTTATAATCCAACGCATTGGGCGCACATAAAGCAAGGGAACGCCAGGAATCACGCACAGCTGCTAAAGCTCTTCCCACCATCTCAAAGAATTTCACCTCGGGAAGTCTTGGGGAAAGAAAGGGAAGATTGAATAGATGTGCTTctattttatctctatcttctctcTTCATTTTTCTTACGGCAGCCACTGCAATGGCGGCTCCCAACGAGTGGCCTGCAATCCAGATGTTGTGAGGTCTCTGCCTCTCAATACTCCTTTGCAAGTAGTGTAACCCTATATCCACTCCACTCATGGAAGCATGGCGTGCATTGATTGCTTTCCATATGTTTTCAATATCCTTTCTCAGAACATAAATTCCTTCAGAAATTGTACCTCTGAAGGCAACAACTTCTGAGGGGAACTGGAGCTCTTCTACTTCTCCAACTCTTCTGCTCTCTCCTACCCACTTGAAAACTGCCCCAAATATTCTCTCATTACCTTGTATTGTTTCTGTTATTTTTTCAGCTACCTCAAATTTAAGTAGATTGCACCATTCATTCACCATTTCGTTACCTCTTTCCAGCTGGTATACAACATTCAACAGGCAAGCAGCGATTCGTCTCCTATCTTTGGGATCTCTCCTGCAGTTTACTCACACCAATCATTTTCATAATTTTAACATAACAAAACTAAAATTTATTGAGTGTGTTTCTGCTAGAAATATAGTGCCGTACAGAATTACAGATATTTGAAATAAAAACAATTTTGTTTCTGTGTTTGTTTGGTTCACTTGTATGATCTACAATATTACACAGAAATTCCACACGGTCAAACCTAAAAACTTTCAATACATGTAAGAAAATGTAATCTAAATTGAATAGATTTCTGTGCAAATCTTACCAGTCGGGATTCGCGAGGTCAGGAATCTCATTGATAATGTTGGCGTCGTGACCAGACATTGCACTTGGACGATGATAAACACAGAGGGTGAGACTAACTGTTTTGATT contains:
- the LOC131073287 gene encoding GDSL esterase/lipase At4g10955, coding for MSGHDANIINEIPDLANPDWRDPKDRRRIAACLLNVVYQLERGNEMVNEWCNLLKFEVAEKITETIQGNERIFGAVFKWVGESRRVGEVEELQFPSEVVAFRGTISEGIYVLRKDIENIWKAINARHASMSGVDIGLHYLQRSIERQRPHNIWIAGHSLGAAIAVAAVRKMKREDRDKIEAHLFNLPFLSPRLPEVKFFEMVGRALAAVRDSWRSLALCAPNALDYKMIDDEILRGLYNDFIGVRDWIPNIYVGNSDPISCSYIPYFEKMQGIYEQRSRSLYERMKYLFCFEVAQERTPCHLLPSARLFVKDTNNHHLGQWWSRSLKLEGKIFVPPEEAQLY